A single genomic interval of Candidatus Dependentiae bacterium harbors:
- a CDS encoding WD40 repeat domain-containing protein: MKLHALFFSLIVATFMSSTHAMNNNLFEQGTCQRVEHLLNIFNPTINVFRTCSENLKENPGLENFQTNFAVINTAYKTLCEKIQDQSLLFEFMELKETSQIKEKIETIKNYFDIFHQVISANTPKYSLLEHAGSQQENLKHIMNVFIKNKCHCHALAQGNMETLEAFFERKQEAFDWVEITVEPHTADDEKLAQELQQKLNLESNLELMYEREAQERSVLNGHLRNENLVDEQAIEMVECFSNEEVLPECQSTQQRGASIFSGVTNDTQFIAEFKKIIYGMDITKKLDQELFNKLAAHAPTNFSMVMNREIGRATPYNLMQHNFCMPSYAHHFPECMMNGNGEVEALQTISLGNSRDSIFFIKQLDDTRIACCLSDGTRVVWDLNTSSYVSIQKKINGSQIHLKQLNDGSFALFSDSQPIKVLDLDSNIVIANLYGHNSWINCIKQLDNGYLASGGMDTSVKIWDLNKKECIATFKHSNIVNCIKQLNSGHIASCSDDKTIKIWDLNTKECLFTFNGHEGIVYFIKQLRDGNLVSCSSDGKMMVWNLKTKKLIAQLSHNMTEIHCIKELHDGHVAVVCNHRIVIWDLKKGKSVKAISLNKEGCFCYVTQLLDGRLVAGLKNGNIKIFNFYDDLLLEQIALIVNLEQYFQKSKVVVLGEGWWDVFETLPDYFWQRFEQFVS, encoded by the coding sequence ATGAAATTACACGCTCTATTTTTCTCACTCATCGTAGCAACATTTATGAGCAGCACTCATGCCATGAACAATAATCTTTTCGAGCAGGGAACTTGCCAGCGCGTTGAGCATTTGCTCAACATCTTTAATCCCACAATCAACGTTTTTAGGACATGTTCAGAAAATTTGAAAGAAAATCCTGGCCTTGAAAATTTTCAAACAAACTTTGCAGTGATAAACACTGCATATAAAACGCTGTGCGAAAAAATACAAGATCAGTCCCTTCTGTTCGAGTTCATGGAACTCAAAGAGACTTCCCAAATCAAAGAAAAAATTGAAACAATAAAAAATTATTTTGATATTTTTCATCAAGTTATTTCAGCTAACACCCCGAAGTATTCGTTGCTTGAGCATGCAGGGTCCCAGCAGGAAAATCTGAAGCACATTATGAATGTGTTTATAAAAAATAAATGTCACTGTCATGCGCTGGCTCAAGGAAATATGGAAACGTTAGAAGCATTTTTTGAGCGCAAACAAGAAGCGTTTGATTGGGTTGAAATTACTGTAGAGCCGCACACTGCAGATGATGAAAAGCTTGCGCAGGAGCTGCAACAGAAGTTGAATCTTGAGTCTAATCTTGAATTGATGTATGAGCGGGAAGCACAAGAACGAAGTGTGCTTAATGGACATCTCAGAAATGAAAATTTGGTAGATGAACAAGCCATAGAAATGGTTGAATGTTTTTCTAACGAAGAAGTTTTGCCTGAATGCCAGAGTACACAACAAAGAGGGGCATCAATTTTTTCTGGCGTAACAAATGATACACAATTTATTGCAGAGTTCAAAAAAATAATCTACGGAATGGATATAACCAAAAAGCTCGATCAAGAATTATTCAACAAGCTTGCAGCGCATGCGCCAACCAACTTTTCGATGGTGATGAACCGAGAGATTGGCAGAGCAACACCGTATAATCTTATGCAGCACAATTTTTGCATGCCTTCTTATGCGCATCATTTTCCGGAATGCATGATGAATGGAAATGGAGAAGTTGAAGCTCTACAAACTATTAGTCTTGGAAATTCAAGAGATTCGATTTTTTTTATAAAACAGTTAGATGATACTCGAATTGCTTGTTGTTTAAGTGATGGTACCAGAGTGGTGTGGGATTTGAATACAAGTAGTTATGTTTCAATACAAAAAAAGATTAATGGAAGTCAAATACATTTAAAACAATTGAATGACGGAAGCTTTGCTTTGTTTTCAGATAGTCAACCAATTAAAGTGTTGGATTTGGATTCAAATATTGTAATTGCCAATCTTTATGGGCATAATAGTTGGATTAACTGTATTAAACAACTGGATAATGGTTATCTTGCATCTGGGGGAATGGATACAAGTGTTAAAATTTGGGATTTGAATAAGAAGGAGTGTATCGCGACTTTCAAGCATTCTAATATTGTTAATTGCATAAAACAATTAAATAGTGGTCATATTGCTTCTTGTTCAGACGATAAAACAATTAAAATATGGGATTTAAATACAAAAGAGTGTCTTTTCACGTTTAACGGGCATGAGGGTATAGTTTATTTTATCAAGCAACTGCGTGATGGGAATCTTGTTTCGTGCTCATCTGATGGAAAGATGATGGTATGGAATTTAAAGACCAAGAAGTTGATTGCTCAATTATCTCACAATATGACAGAGATTCATTGTATAAAAGAGTTACATGATGGCCATGTAGCTGTGGTATGTAATCATAGAATCGTGATATGGGATTTGAAAAAAGGAAAATCTGTCAAGGCAATTTCCTTAAATAAAGAAGGTTGTTTTTGTTATGTAACACAACTGCTCGATGGTAGACTTGTGGCGGGTTTGAAAAATGGGAATATTAAGATATTCAATTTTTATGATGATCTCTTGCTTGAACAGATTGCGCTTATTGTTAATCTTGAGCAATATTTTCAAAAATCCAAAGTTGTTGTTCTTGGTGAAGGCTGGTGGGATGTTTTTGAAACACTACCAGACTATTTTTGGCAGCGCTTTGAACAGTTTGTAAGCTGA
- the rfbF gene encoding glucose-1-phosphate cytidylyltransferase, whose protein sequence is MPVVILAGGLGTRLREETEFRPKPMVPIGGKPMLWHIMKIYSSYGFYRFIICLGYKGEMVKHYFLNYRFDGVDFTLNTKSGAITEHQANDEEWEITLADTGQDCMTGGRIARVARYIDTPTFLLTYGDGLSNINIANTLEYHRSHGKLVTLSGVAAPSRFGNLELEENKVVSFLEKKPLTQEWVNGGFFVCQKEFLKYLSPDSSCVLEQEPLRKAAHDNQLMIYKHHGFWQCMDTLREQQKLEELWSTSAPWKVWADKSFTPATKDLSEQAIKSCPEAGMASHDAQEKQL, encoded by the coding sequence ATTCCGGTCGTCATATTAGCTGGTGGGCTTGGAACACGGCTTCGCGAAGAAACTGAATTCAGACCAAAACCGATGGTCCCCATTGGCGGCAAGCCGATGTTGTGGCACATCATGAAAATCTATTCATCATACGGTTTTTACCGATTCATTATTTGCCTTGGTTACAAAGGCGAAATGGTTAAACACTATTTTTTGAACTATCGCTTTGACGGTGTAGATTTTACCCTCAACACCAAATCAGGAGCTATTACTGAACATCAAGCAAATGATGAAGAATGGGAAATAACCCTTGCAGACACAGGACAAGATTGTATGACCGGAGGCCGCATAGCTCGTGTTGCACGGTATATCGACACGCCAACTTTTTTACTCACCTATGGTGATGGCCTGAGCAATATTAACATTGCCAATACCCTTGAATATCATCGCAGCCATGGAAAATTGGTAACACTTTCTGGCGTGGCTGCACCTTCACGTTTTGGCAATCTTGAACTTGAAGAAAATAAAGTTGTCTCTTTTTTAGAGAAAAAACCGCTTACACAAGAATGGGTAAATGGTGGATTTTTTGTCTGCCAAAAAGAATTTTTAAAATATCTTTCACCCGACTCAAGCTGTGTACTTGAACAAGAACCGCTCCGCAAAGCAGCTCATGACAACCAGCTCATGATCTATAAACATCATGGCTTCTGGCAATGCATGGACACTCTGCGCGAACAACAAAAACTTGAAGAGCTCTGGTCCACAAGTGCACCATGGAAAGTTTGGGCCGATAAAAGCTTTACTCCAGCAACCAAAGATCTTTCTGAACAAGCAATAAAATCTTGCCCTGAAGCAGGAATGGCATCACATGACGCACAGGAAAAACAACTATGA
- a CDS encoding GDP-mannose 4,6-dehydratase, with protein sequence MSTLIQPYWRNRNVFVTGATGLLGPWLIKELLAQQARVFALVRDRIPDSCFFTENLTDHVNVVYGDLDNLPLLQRVLNEFDIEAVFHLGAQAIVGIANRSPISTFTSNIAGTWNLLEACRLSPWVKKIVVASSDKAYGPQEILPYTEHTPLQGKFPYDVSKSCADLIAQSYFHTYGVPVSITRCGNFFGGGDLHFNRIIPGTIKAVLNGQAPEIRSNGLFIRDYIYVKDVADAYLTLAEKMDDPAIIGQSFNFSTDKPYNVIEIVKEILQLMNMQNLEPIIRNNASHEIPAQHLNSSKAEELLGWKAKYGVTRGLKETIDWYTNFLSSSSNTIAPALHAPNALANLKSL encoded by the coding sequence ATGAGCACTTTAATACAACCATACTGGAGAAACCGCAACGTCTTTGTTACCGGTGCAACCGGATTACTCGGACCATGGCTGATCAAAGAGCTTCTTGCCCAGCAAGCACGTGTATTTGCGCTCGTGCGTGATCGAATTCCGGATTCATGCTTTTTCACTGAAAATCTTACTGACCATGTTAACGTTGTATACGGAGATCTTGACAATCTGCCGCTCTTACAACGAGTGCTCAACGAATTTGATATAGAAGCAGTTTTTCACTTAGGTGCTCAAGCTATTGTTGGGATTGCTAACCGAAGCCCAATTTCTACCTTTACATCCAATATTGCAGGAACCTGGAATTTACTTGAAGCTTGTCGGCTTTCACCCTGGGTAAAAAAAATTGTTGTTGCATCAAGCGACAAGGCTTATGGGCCACAAGAAATTTTGCCCTACACAGAGCACACTCCATTACAAGGGAAATTTCCGTACGATGTTTCAAAAAGTTGCGCCGACTTGATTGCACAATCATATTTTCATACCTACGGAGTGCCGGTATCAATCACTCGTTGTGGCAATTTTTTTGGTGGTGGAGACTTGCACTTTAATCGAATCATTCCAGGGACTATCAAAGCTGTTCTAAATGGACAAGCTCCTGAAATTAGGTCTAACGGACTTTTTATTCGTGATTACATTTACGTTAAAGATGTTGCTGACGCTTATTTGACGCTTGCTGAAAAAATGGATGATCCTGCAATTATTGGACAATCGTTTAATTTTAGCACTGATAAGCCATACAATGTGATTGAAATTGTCAAAGAAATCTTGCAGCTCATGAATATGCAAAATCTTGAACCAATTATACGAAACAATGCATCACATGAAATTCCCGCACAGCATTTAAATTCAAGCAAAGCAGAAGAACTTCTTGGATGGAAAGCAAAATATGGCGTCACGCGCGGCCTTAAAGAAACCATCGATTGGTATACCAATTTTCTTAGTTCATCAAGCAATACAATAGCTCCTGCACTTCATGCACCCAATGCTTTAGCGAATCTAAAATCATTATGA
- a CDS encoding glycosyltransferase family 2 protein encodes MKKISIIVACYNEASNIEEMHERVSKVMKSLPTYDYELVLIDNASTDNSLVIFNKIVAQDDKVHVLLMSRNFGSNQPSLLAGMRYAHGDCTIALDGDLQDPPELIPEFIKKWEEGFNVVYGIRKKRKGSILRRIGYTCFYRIFKWLSYLDIPLDAGDTCLIDRKVLNIINSLPEKDLYIRGLRTWAGFKQTGLEYVREDRAGGRSSNSFFANFSWVKKAIVNFSYKPLEFISRLAIIAVCITIIAAFFYLYCHFRYGAPQGFSTLLMVMFIFGSIQMLALSIIGEYLIRIFQEVKARPPYLIGEVLHRPINRTRE; translated from the coding sequence ATGAAAAAAATTTCAATCATCGTTGCCTGCTATAACGAAGCAAGCAATATCGAAGAAATGCATGAGCGTGTTAGCAAGGTTATGAAAAGCCTACCCACCTATGATTACGAATTAGTCTTGATCGATAATGCAAGCACCGATAACTCGCTTGTTATATTTAATAAAATAGTCGCACAAGACGATAAAGTTCATGTTCTTCTGATGTCTCGCAATTTTGGATCAAACCAACCAAGCCTCCTTGCAGGGATGCGTTATGCCCATGGTGACTGCACGATTGCCCTTGATGGCGACTTACAAGATCCTCCGGAACTCATTCCAGAGTTTATTAAAAAATGGGAAGAGGGATTTAACGTCGTCTATGGCATTCGCAAGAAGCGCAAAGGAAGCATTTTACGTCGTATTGGATACACCTGCTTTTATCGAATTTTTAAATGGCTTTCATATCTTGATATTCCACTTGATGCTGGTGATACCTGCTTAATTGATCGTAAGGTTTTAAACATCATTAACAGCTTGCCTGAAAAAGATCTCTACATTCGCGGCTTACGAACGTGGGCCGGCTTTAAGCAAACAGGACTTGAATATGTACGCGAAGACCGCGCAGGCGGCAGATCGAGCAACAGCTTTTTTGCAAATTTTTCATGGGTTAAAAAAGCAATCGTTAACTTTTCCTATAAACCACTCGAATTCATTTCTCGGTTAGCAATCATCGCGGTATGCATAACCATTATTGCAGCATTTTTTTATCTGTACTGTCACTTCAGATACGGCGCTCCGCAAGGCTTCTCAACACTCCTCATGGTTATGTTTATTTTCGGAAGCATTCAAATGCTTGCACTGAGTATTATTGGCGAATATCTTATTCGTATATTTCAAGAAGTAAAAGCTCGACCACCCTATTTAATTGGTGAAGTTTTGCATCGACCGATAAATCGCACAAGGGAGTAA
- a CDS encoding NAD(P)-dependent oxidoreductase: protein MKKVLVTGGSGFIGSNLIRSLLGPEHEIYLLVQPNDTLWRIKDIADKLIIFYIGLTEFSTINTVISVIKPDIIFHLASFGGMPYETDSKAIFDVNFYGTLNLLNACKKVGFECFINTGSSSEYGKKNIPMHEDLVLEPISDYAVSKAASTQLCLKEALFNKLPIYTVRPFSVYGDAELHTRLIPTIALSIVCNEPLQLSSPYLVRDFIYIDDMIALLQAVADKKPTNHFIFNAGSGVQSSIQDAVNAAQLLRAFPGEVQWGKHTPRPWEPTHWVADITRSQTVLEWTPRFTLTTGLEKTIIWFKNNLHLYGERLGAYVPASSTSKQPETI from the coding sequence ATGAAGAAAGTTCTTGTTACCGGAGGATCTGGGTTTATAGGTTCCAACCTCATACGATCACTTCTTGGGCCAGAACATGAAATATATTTGCTTGTTCAACCCAACGACACCCTGTGGAGAATTAAGGATATCGCCGACAAGCTGATTATTTTTTACATAGGGTTAACCGAATTTTCAACCATCAATACCGTTATATCGGTTATCAAGCCGGATATTATTTTTCATCTTGCCTCGTTTGGCGGTATGCCTTATGAAACAGACTCAAAAGCTATTTTTGATGTCAATTTCTATGGAACGCTCAACCTCCTCAATGCATGCAAAAAAGTAGGCTTTGAATGCTTTATTAATACCGGAAGCTCTTCAGAATATGGTAAAAAAAATATTCCGATGCATGAAGATTTAGTCCTTGAACCCATCAGTGACTATGCGGTCTCAAAAGCAGCAAGCACACAACTCTGCTTGAAAGAAGCACTCTTTAATAAACTCCCCATCTACACGGTACGACCATTTTCGGTCTACGGTGATGCAGAGTTACATACCAGACTGATTCCTACTATTGCACTCAGCATTGTCTGTAACGAACCACTTCAGCTTTCATCACCATATTTAGTGAGAGATTTTATTTATATTGATGATATGATTGCGCTCTTGCAAGCAGTCGCTGATAAAAAACCTACAAATCATTTCATTTTTAATGCAGGCAGCGGCGTTCAATCAAGCATTCAAGATGCTGTTAATGCAGCACAATTACTACGTGCATTTCCTGGAGAAGTTCAATGGGGTAAACATACACCTCGCCCTTGGGAACCCACTCATTGGGTTGCAGACATTACACGATCACAAACAGTCCTGGAATGGACTCCTCGCTTCACGCTGACAACAGGACTTGAAAAAACAATTATATGGTTTAAAAATAATCTCCATCTTTATGGCGAAAGGTTGGGGGCCTATGTACCAGCTTCAAGCACAAGCAAGCAACCTGAAACTATCTGA
- a CDS encoding transketolase, with translation MYQLQAQASNLKLSDPELPKIIAEHAQNMRLNILDMLTKAKSSHLGCSFSVVDILAVVYHAFLNVESIKQQQLDRDYFILSKGHSAAALYTALASAGIIPEEILKTHYQDGSVLCGHPMKGALPGIESSTGSLGHGLSLAVGLALAAKHNGTNNKICVLVGDGECQEGSIWEAITMAARFKLNNLTVIVDYNNLQGLDITDDIMPGTFEEKFKAFACNPISVDGHNIEALLAAFAQTGRTDKPDIIVARTHKGHGVSFIEDKIEWHYKSFSPEQFSQAHKELCS, from the coding sequence ATGTACCAGCTTCAAGCACAAGCAAGCAACCTGAAACTATCTGATCCAGAGCTGCCTAAGATTATTGCAGAGCATGCACAAAACATGCGACTCAACATTCTTGATATGCTCACCAAAGCAAAAAGTTCTCACCTTGGATGTTCATTTTCGGTGGTCGATATTTTAGCCGTTGTTTATCACGCTTTTTTAAATGTTGAATCAATTAAGCAGCAACAACTTGATCGCGATTACTTTATTTTGAGCAAAGGGCACAGTGCCGCAGCACTCTACACCGCGCTTGCTAGCGCTGGCATTATTCCTGAAGAAATTTTAAAAACCCACTACCAAGATGGTAGCGTTTTGTGCGGACACCCGATGAAGGGAGCACTTCCAGGCATAGAGTCAAGCACCGGCTCACTTGGGCATGGCCTTTCACTTGCTGTTGGACTTGCACTTGCAGCAAAACATAATGGTACAAATAATAAAATTTGTGTACTTGTTGGCGATGGCGAATGCCAAGAAGGCTCAATTTGGGAAGCAATTACCATGGCTGCCCGCTTCAAGCTCAACAACCTGACCGTTATTGTTGATTACAATAATCTACAAGGGCTTGATATCACTGACGACATTATGCCAGGAACCTTTGAAGAAAAATTTAAAGCATTTGCTTGTAACCCAATCTCAGTTGATGGCCACAATATTGAAGCGTTGCTTGCTGCTTTTGCACAAACTGGAAGAACTGATAAGCCGGACATTATTGTTGCCCGTACGCACAAGGGTCATGGCGTTTCTTTTATCGAAGATAAAATTGAATGGCATTACAAATCATTTTCTCCCGAGCAATTTTCTCAAGCTCATAAGGAGTTATGTTCATGA
- a CDS encoding 1-deoxy-D-xylulose-5-phosphate synthase, whose amino-acid sequence MRNIFLNYLTEQAAIDPNLYLIVGDVGYSVIEKFQERFPQRMINAGVAEQNMIGMAAGLAMAGKNVYVYSIVPFACMRNFEQIRIDICYQNLPVKIVGNGGGFSYAQAGVTHHALEDVAIMRALPGMTVVSPGSKKEVGDLMPQINALQGPAYLRLANNEELVTYEDQTTCKLGKAIELITHDEVIIVGTGNGLDLAWETCKALETIGIPVGLVSMPTIKPLDSKFFLARHKNLKAVFTIEEHSVIGGLGEATARFVAETMPNKIIFKSFGVQDFYYHTVGSRAYLKKHAGLEGEQIATQIKKLLVDYASSTVMQSSNTGPAITHNHI is encoded by the coding sequence ATGAGAAATATATTTCTTAACTACCTAACGGAACAAGCAGCAATTGACCCCAACCTTTACTTAATCGTTGGTGATGTTGGCTATTCAGTTATTGAAAAATTTCAAGAACGTTTTCCTCAACGCATGATCAATGCTGGGGTTGCTGAACAAAATATGATCGGCATGGCTGCGGGTCTTGCAATGGCAGGTAAAAATGTTTACGTCTATTCAATTGTTCCCTTTGCCTGCATGCGCAACTTTGAACAAATTCGGATCGACATTTGTTACCAAAATTTACCGGTAAAAATTGTCGGCAACGGTGGTGGATTTTCTTATGCGCAGGCAGGCGTTACGCATCATGCGCTTGAAGATGTTGCAATTATGCGCGCACTGCCAGGTATGACGGTTGTCAGCCCTGGCTCTAAAAAAGAGGTTGGCGACTTAATGCCTCAAATCAACGCTCTTCAAGGACCTGCGTATCTACGTCTTGCGAACAACGAAGAGCTCGTAACCTACGAAGATCAAACAACATGCAAACTTGGTAAAGCTATTGAACTTATTACACACGATGAGGTGATCATTGTTGGAACGGGGAACGGGCTAGACCTTGCATGGGAAACTTGTAAAGCCTTGGAAACTATTGGGATACCTGTTGGACTGGTGAGCATGCCAACCATTAAACCACTTGATAGTAAGTTTTTTCTTGCACGGCATAAAAATTTAAAAGCTGTTTTTACCATCGAAGAACACAGTGTCATTGGTGGACTTGGTGAGGCAACAGCTCGCTTTGTAGCAGAAACAATGCCGAACAAAATTATTTTCAAATCATTTGGTGTTCAAGATTTTTACTACCACACTGTTGGCTCACGTGCATATCTTAAAAAACATGCCGGGCTTGAAGGCGAACAGATTGCAACACAGATCAAAAAGCTCCTTGTCGATTATGCATCTTCTACGGTCATGCAATCATCGAATACTGGGCCAGCGATAACACATAACCACATTTAA
- a CDS encoding SDR family oxidoreductase, whose amino-acid sequence MSAQKICLVTGGAGFLGSHLCAKLLQLGHIVIALDNFYTGREKNIAVLRQNKNFSLITHDIINPIQLNHVDWIFNLACPASPPHYQKDPIYTTKISVLGALNMLELARTHNARILQASTSEVYGDPDVHPQPESYRGAVNPIGVRACYDEGKRCAESLFFDYHRMYKTDIKVIRIFNTYGPNMDPDDGRVVSNFIIQALKQELITMYGDGTQTRSFCYVDDLIAGIVTMMNTNHTVTGPLNLGNDTEFNLLQLADMVIKLTGSSSTCAFKQLPSDDPRQRKPDLTLTKATLGWAPQVQLEDGLKKTIVYFHEALALQNLTDKSYEKNISIE is encoded by the coding sequence ATGAGTGCTCAAAAAATATGTTTAGTCACTGGCGGAGCTGGGTTTCTTGGGAGTCATTTATGTGCAAAACTCTTGCAGCTTGGCCATATCGTTATTGCACTTGATAACTTTTATACCGGCCGTGAAAAAAATATTGCTGTGCTTCGTCAAAACAAAAATTTTTCTCTTATTACGCATGACATCATCAATCCAATTCAACTTAACCATGTTGACTGGATTTTTAATCTTGCTTGCCCTGCGTCACCGCCCCACTATCAAAAGGATCCCATCTACACAACTAAAATTAGTGTGCTTGGCGCTTTAAATATGCTTGAACTTGCACGCACGCACAATGCACGTATTCTGCAGGCATCAACCAGCGAGGTGTATGGCGACCCCGATGTACATCCTCAGCCAGAAAGTTATAGAGGGGCAGTTAATCCAATTGGGGTTCGTGCGTGCTATGATGAAGGCAAGCGGTGCGCAGAATCACTTTTTTTTGATTATCATCGCATGTACAAAACTGATATCAAAGTAATTCGAATTTTTAATACCTATGGCCCAAACATGGACCCTGATGATGGACGCGTGGTCAGCAATTTTATTATTCAAGCACTTAAGCAAGAGCTCATCACCATGTACGGTGATGGAACGCAAACGCGCTCATTTTGTTATGTTGATGATTTGATTGCAGGCATAGTTACAATGATGAATACCAACCACACGGTCACAGGCCCATTAAATTTAGGTAATGATACTGAATTTAATTTGCTGCAACTCGCAGACATGGTAATTAAATTAACAGGCAGTTCATCGACGTGTGCATTTAAGCAACTTCCGTCTGACGACCCACGTCAACGAAAACCTGATTTGACGTTAACCAAAGCAACCCTTGGATGGGCGCCGCAAGTTCAACTTGAAGATGGTTTAAAGAAAACGATTGTGTATTTTCATGAAGCGTTAGCACTTCAAAATTTGACAGACAAAAGTTATGAAAAAAATATAAGCATCGAGTAA
- a CDS encoding glycosyltransferase family 39 protein, which produces MKKIPAKHLLALLSFLVVFLILGIPYTTIGFDSDCFGLVFFSAQIKNFYDLVLQLFKPIQSSYVALNELTTHAPEGFLTYFRPFMTLAHYICYQVFGFNPYAYHLVNVGLHALTTSTLVYLFSEFLNCWIAFLLGLAFAFHPALTPAYVGVTSHVVPGYLFWALMLLAYLKFLKTDQQRWHLLAAFLFLLSLLCYEIVIVFPVVLLLFLVIFKYDNIIKKSYLFLIAILSYLTTRYFLLGPAAAHEQKALALTSLPHKIILNWHQAIKPFWGLQNASKVTTITVMTTFFYFFFMIFFQTPERRRRFIFYVLSFFLLAWPISLVSPDGRYFYPAIPVFTLILYEMISHLAMLIDKSSRKDLFNLALYLKNGIALPFLLMHFIGWGIFHDRQALATRTFVTHQRDQAFQSIADHYKNIPDLRLIMIGTLHCYNSDTLLMQQGMTQAARLFFKNPELEAYHVTQAKIYSIQSTNCSFHIQQLANGFRFTSPLPEKLFFMIPHAWQQETPIPFSMGTIIVHKKSAPWKASDISFIFDETWLAASDLVRTKFVTFDLNLWSFVQLELGEKV; this is translated from the coding sequence ATGAAAAAAATTCCCGCAAAACATTTACTCGCACTTCTTTCGTTCCTTGTAGTCTTCCTTATTTTAGGAATTCCCTACACAACGATTGGCTTTGACTCTGATTGTTTTGGATTGGTATTTTTTAGCGCACAGATAAAAAATTTTTATGATCTTGTACTTCAGCTCTTTAAACCAATTCAATCATCCTACGTAGCGCTCAATGAACTCACAACACATGCGCCCGAGGGTTTTTTAACCTACTTTCGCCCCTTCATGACACTTGCTCATTACATATGCTACCAAGTTTTTGGATTTAATCCTTATGCGTATCATTTAGTAAATGTAGGACTGCATGCTTTAACAACAAGCACTTTGGTTTATTTATTTTCAGAGTTTTTAAACTGTTGGATTGCCTTTTTACTTGGACTGGCATTTGCGTTTCATCCTGCACTCACACCCGCGTATGTTGGTGTTACCTCGCATGTTGTTCCAGGATATTTATTCTGGGCTCTCATGCTGCTTGCATACCTAAAATTTTTAAAAACTGACCAACAACGCTGGCACCTTTTGGCGGCCTTTCTCTTTTTATTGTCACTGCTTTGTTACGAAATAGTTATTGTTTTTCCCGTTGTTTTGCTGTTGTTTTTGGTAATTTTTAAATATGACAACATCATCAAAAAATCATACTTATTTCTTATCGCAATACTCAGCTATCTTACCACACGCTATTTCCTGCTTGGACCTGCAGCAGCTCACGAACAAAAAGCATTAGCGCTAACATCTTTGCCTCATAAAATAATATTGAATTGGCATCAAGCAATAAAGCCATTTTGGGGGCTTCAAAACGCTTCTAAAGTTACAACAATCACAGTAATGACAACATTTTTTTACTTCTTTTTTATGATTTTTTTTCAAACTCCAGAGCGAAGAAGACGGTTTATTTTTTACGTACTTTCATTTTTCTTACTTGCATGGCCAATAAGCTTAGTAAGCCCTGATGGTCGTTATTTTTATCCAGCAATTCCAGTATTTACGCTAATCCTTTACGAGATGATTTCGCACCTTGCAATGCTCATAGACAAAAGTTCACGTAAAGATCTTTTCAACCTAGCTCTTTATTTAAAAAATGGTATTGCTTTACCATTTTTATTAATGCATTTTATCGGATGGGGAATTTTTCACGATAGACAAGCACTTGCAACGCGTACTTTTGTTACACACCAACGAGATCAAGCATTTCAAAGTATTGCCGACCATTATAAAAACATTCCAGATCTGCGTTTGATTATGATTGGAACACTTCATTGCTATAACAGCGACACCTTGCTCATGCAACAAGGCATGACGCAAGCTGCACGCCTTTTTTTCAAAAACCCAGAGCTTGAAGCATACCACGTTACGCAAGCAAAAATTTATAGTATTCAAAGCACAAATTGTTCGTTTCACATTCAACAACTTGCAAACGGCTTTCGCTTCACGTCACCCCTACCAGAGAAATTATTTTTTATGATTCCTCACGCTTGGCAGCAAGAGACACCTATTCCTTTTTCAATGGGGACAATTATTGTGCATAAAAAGTCTGCTCCCTGGAAAGCAAGTGATATCTCTTTTATTTTTGATGAAACGTGGCTGGCGGCAAGCGATTTGGTAAGAACCAAATTTGTTACCTTTGATCTCAACCTCTGGAGCTTTGTTCAACTTGAACTTGGTGAAAAAGTATGA